The Tachysurus fulvidraco isolate hzauxx_2018 chromosome 10, HZAU_PFXX_2.0, whole genome shotgun sequence genome segment atcttgccagagatgccaattaacctaccatgcatgtctttggaccggggaaggaaaccggagtgcccggaggaaacccccgaggcacggggagaacatgcaaactccacacacacaaggaggaggcgggaatcgaaccccgacgctggcggtgtgaggcgaacgtgctaaccactaagtcaccgtgcccttAAATTGAtgacataattttttatttaacgtttgtttttgtattaaagTTACAAAAGTGAAGTCAAAATATGTCATTCTTTGACAACAGATAcagtaaaaacaataacaataaagaaaacacagacatgCTTTTATTACTGAATATGTGCTTCAAAAGAGTATCACAAGATTTCACAATACTTAGatcaattaaaatatttcttctttataaacactaatgaagtatttataatgtttatgaAGTACTGatatgatgctgatgatgaggTTAATGTGCAGTAAAAATCTGCCCATTGGACAAATGGACATGgacaaatttgtgtgtgtgtgtgtgtgtgtgtgtgtgtgtgtgtgtgtgtgtgtgtgtgagagagagtgagagagtgtgtgtgtgagtctgtgtgtgtgtgtgagaatgagagagtgtgtgtgtgtatgtgtgtttgtgtttttctgcttaCATGAATCATTAATTTCCACCTGTTTTCCCACGTGTTACACACTGCTCTAATTTTAGGTGCTAATCTGTAAAAACAGGTCATAAATAAATAggcctatatatatattctattctaattactatatattattttttctggTTTATACTgggtgtatttatgtattaaatcacacacacacacacacgcacacacacacacacacacacactcacactcacactccccagatttgtgtgtggtgaaaCATAGTAACTGATTATTATGGTCTGGTGTCAGCTGACGCCCTTCTGTGAGTATTAAATGTTAAGTTTCAGGTTCTCTGTAAGTGACAGTTGTGTTTTTTCAGAAACTGAAAGTGATCCAACAGAGGGCGCTATACCATACCATAGAGCTGCACATTAGTGTTAGAccacagcaataataataataataataataataataataataataataataataataataataataataatatttagatattatAGAATTAGCTGTAGAATTTCTTATGTCATTGTTATCAAGAACACTTTCTTCAACATTTTCTAGTAGATGTGTTGCATTTggtgtctttgttttattggCAGCTTTTTATTTCTGGTTTTTACAAACTGAACAAAAGTTCAGGTTGTAAGTCTTAGATAACAAGACACAGGTGCAGAGCAATCACTATGCCACCTAAGCCACTTATTCTCCAACCTGGTCTACAGGCGCCCTCTGGTGGATGATCATGTCATGACAGGTCACTGGGAATGAAAATCGATTTCTGAGAACATTATCAGTTCAGCATCAATAACATCGGTGtggatttgttcatttaattaataactCAATATATagatgatatatttttttatttaacgtttgttttttgtattaaagTTACAAAAGTGAAGTCAAAATGTCATTCTTtgacaaaatatacagtaagatcaataacaataaaaagaacACAAACATGCTTTTATTACTGAATATGTGCTTCAAAAGAGTATCACAAGATTTCACGTTACTTAGAGcgattaaaataaaactttttataaaTACTGATGAAGTATTTGTTTATGAAATACTGATATGATGCTGATGaggttcatgtgtgtgtgtgtgtgtgtgtgtgtgtgtgtgtgtgtgtgtgtgtgtgtgtgtgtgtgtgtgtgtgagagagagagagagagagtgtgtgtgtgtgtgtgtgtgtgtgtgtgtgtgtgtgtgtgtgtgtgtgtgtgtgtgtttgtctgtgtgtgtgtttgtctgtgtgtgtgtgtgagagagagagagagagagagagagagagagagagagtgtgagtctgtgtgtgtgtgtgtgtgagagagagagagagagagagagagagagagagagagagagagagagtgtgtgtgtgtgtgtgtgtgtgtgtgtgtgtgtgtgtgtgtgtgtgtgtgtgtgtgtgtgtgtgtgtgtgtgagtctctctctgtgtgtgtgtgtgtgtgtgtgtgtgtgtgtgtgtgtgtgtgtgtgtgtgtgtatgagtgtttgtgaatttgtctatgagtgtgtgtgtgtgtatatgtgtgtgtgagtgtgcacgtgagggtttaaaataaaatccctttgtgtgtgtgtgttataatatCACATGTTGTTTAAAGACTCACCAACACAAATGACCTCCATGAAGCAGCACACAATCATCCTGAGGAAAGAAAGAtgtctatttaaaaataatatttctagTAGTATAGTAACAGAATCCTGTGCGCTTCACGcagtgggtttttatttttccacacgTCATTTTTTCTGCTTACATGATTCATTAATTTCCACCTATTTTCCCATGTTACACACTCTCTAATGTTAGGGGTTAAtctataaaaactatatatatattccattttaattaatgtatattattttttctgGGTTATACTGgttgtatttatgtattaaagcacactcactcacactcacactcacacacacacacacacacacacacacacacacacacacacacacacacacacacacacacacacactctcacactctccatATTTGTGTATGGTGAAAGATCATAAATGGTTATTATGGTCTGGTGTCAGCTGACGCCCTTCTGTGAGTTTTAAATGTTAAGTTTCAGGTTCTCTGTAAGtgactgttgtgtttttttcagaAACGAAACTGACTGAAAGTGATCCAACAGAGGGCGCTACACCACACCATAGAGCTGCACCTTAGTGTtagaccataataataataataataataataataataataataataataataataataataataataataataataataccaccactactgctactactactaataaattattattattattattattattattattattattattattattattattattaataataataataataataataataatagtagtagtagtagtagtagtagtagtagtagtagtggtagttgaagtataaactgtaaaaagCTGTAagtcattaaatattatattagtttATATCACAGGTTAAGCTCTAGATAAATGCAGTAAGTCActgagttttattatttttgtgcttattgTCTCTCCTTCTACAGTCACTAATTCGCTCTAAAACATGAACATGACTTTCCTGCTTGCTGTAAAAGACAAATGATCAAGAATCAACTATGAGTCTAAAACGTAAAAAGTAAAACTTCTCACCATGTTGTCTTAGTCCTGGTCTCCATGCTGGTTGTAAGCATTGCTCTTCACCtggagtgtggtgtgtgtgtgagtgtgtgtgtgtgtgtgtgtgtgtgtgtgtgtgtgtgtgtgtgtgtgtgtgtgtgtgtgtgtgtgtgtgtgtgtgtgtgtgtgtgtgtgtgtgtgtgtgtgcgtgtggcgTTAAAAGCAGAGTCAAGTCACTGATGAACCGAGCGCAGATTCGATTCTTTAAACTCACTGCAAATGAATCTCTTGTTTCTATAAAAACGAAAGTGACGCCGCTGCACACAGCATCGGTACATAAGGACTGTGTGACCTTATATTAGCTCTTTAAAGCTTCTGTGACCTTATATTAGCTCTTTAAAGCTTCTGTGACCTTATATTAGCTCTTTAAAGCTTCTGTGACCTTATATTAGCTCTTTAAAGCTTCTGTGACCTTATATTAGCTCTTTAAAGCTTTAATCTTCTGTTTAGCTTAATGTTTATTGTCGTACACTGATACTGACATTATACTGTTTGccctcccatctctctctctctctctctctctctctctctctctctctctctctctctctctctctctctctgtgtgtgtgtgtgtgtgtgtgtgtgtgtgtgtgtgtgtgtgtgtgtgtgtgtgtgtgtgcgcgcgcgcgcgcgtgtgtgtgtgtgtgcgtgtgtgtatatgtgtgcgcgcgcgtgtgtgtgcgcgtgtgtgtgtgtgcatgtgtgtgtatgggggggtGTGCGTcgtctattacacacacagatgcaagTTTCAAttcacagaaaaagagagagacgagataaactgagtgtgtgtgtgtgtgtgtgtgtgtgtgtgtgtgtgtgtgtgtgtgtgtgtgtgtgtgtgtgtgtgtgtgtgtgtgtgtgtgtgtgttagagagagggagagttgTTGGTGAGAGAGTAAAGAGTTGACAGAGAGGTGAATtattcagacagagagagctctgacacatacagacacagatagagcGACAGATTTGTGATCTGAGATGTGCAGAAGTGTGTATTTGCTAGTGCTGATGTTCAGTGAGTATGATTATTGTGTCTGAcaaatgattgattgattgattgcacAAGGCTGAATAAATCTTTAATAAGCTAATCAGGGAAACTAATCAGTTGTCTGTCTAAAGTGATGTTTGATTAGTTGCATGATGTTAGATGTTTAATTGTTGTCttgtttttacttaattttCGCTGTGCATcccaattatttacatttttttaaatgtattttatgcaaTATGGTTCATTTAGCCTAAATAAGCATAAACATTTTGCATccccaaaaaaacataaatgagACATTAACAATCTTAAACAGTTGATATTATATATTCTAGTTTAATTAAATTTAGAAATTTATTCtagtttaattaaatttatttactgcGAGTTCTCACTCTGTGATTGTTTCAGATTTCTATGAAAGTTTTATGCTTATAATAAGACAAAttacacacagtgaatatttacatcattaaaCGCTTTAATGCACTGAATTTGTGTGTACAAGTGAAcgggggcacaaacttttgacattttgaaggAGTGCTGTCAATTAAGACCCTGTTGTTGCAGCAGTTGAAAACAATCCATTTTGTCTCACAGATAaaccatttatttgtttgtttgtttgtttgtttgtttgtttgtttgtttgtttatgtttatccaATTTTTCTatgaagaaaatgtaaatatttatatatagttatagatTTTTCCATTAACGTATCAGTAAAATcactgaatgaaataaaatatcttatatttataaaatataataattattctaaatattgtattattattataacaagtCATATAACTGATACTATTCActcttgtattattattattattattattattattattattattattattattattattattatctttgcGTGATGTTTTATGCACTTTTGTTGTTACAGCCTGGATCAAAGGACATCATTGAGATATTTACATCGTGAATCTTTACAAAATAACCctatattaatataatagtCCTATTATAATGTCGTATCATTAAAATACtccaaaaatatttacaaataaaagctgtaatgctgtaatactataatactataatactgtaatactgacatactgacatactttaatactgtaatactgtaatactgacatactttaatactgtaatactgtaatactgacatactttaatactgtaatactctaatactgacatactgacatactttaatactgtaatactgacatactttaatactgtaatactgtaatactggcATACTGACATactttaatactgtaatactgacatactttaatactgtaatactgtaatactgacatactgacatactgacatactttaatactgtaatactgacatactgacatactgacatactgtaatactgacatactgacatactttaatactgtaatacttgATAGTATTCATGattgtatttttgttcttgtttcaaatgtttttaataacattaatataatacagtaaGAGTGTACATTAAAGACTTTAAAGACTTACCATAAATCTGGGATATGAAGggttttactaaacaaaaaacaaatgaaacaaaaaacaaaggtttttgtcctgttgtgtttttctagCCATCTTCAGCAGCAGTCTGATCTCTTCATCAGCTGTGACTCAGACTGTTATCCCAGGAGAAAACATCACACTGCACTGCAACATCTCCCAAAGCACTGAGATGGTCTGGTTCTGCTCCACCACCCAGGAGCTCACCATTATCATATCAGCCACCAAAGGAAACCTCAAGAAAGAGCTACAAGTGAATTACAACAAAGATCCTCATCGCTTCAAGGTGCTTCTTCAAAATGTAAGTTTGTTTTCAGAATGTCTTAAAAACATCTTCTTCaattttagttcatttttaaatgtattcacCGTGtatgaaggagtgtgtgtgttacccataatgcactgtgaATGTCCTACAGAATGTCCATCATTGagaatgtattcattcattcattcattcattcattcattcattcatttatttatttatttatttatttatttatttatttatttatttaagtttctTTTAGTTTATGCATTTAAACTTACATGTAACATCTaagaaacaagttagttcctgtatttttctcctttttttttttttgcagttatgAACAGAAAAACTTGGTTATTCCtttgaatgagctgttgctatagaaacgataatgtaTTAAagcaagtgcattaatattaacCTGTGATTTGGAGCCGCTTCTGTTGTAGATAATTAATcaataccttctgaccaatcgcaATCCAGACCAATTCGGGACAGGTCTCTCTGGGTCTGATCATCATGGACATCAGACAGTCTGATATCGGCCTGTATTACTGTGGTGCCAGGCAGGAGGGCTTTTTTGACTTTGCGAGAGGTATCCATCTGCAGTTTACAGGTGAGAGGAGAGAATTCATCTTTAAATATAGTTTCAAGTGTACAACAAcactactctttttttttggctccCTACTCCCTATGCACTAGCAGGGTATTAGGGCATTTCCACCCATAATTCCTGTGCCAGTTTAGTACAATCTTACAAACACAGAATTTTATCTAGCATCCTAAAGAGTTCTAGAGTTTTTAATTTGAGAAAATGTTCTAATGTTCTATTGTTCTGAGTAGAGGTTCTTTTAGGAATTACAGGATAACCCATAACTCTTGAGGAAACATTTTGATTTAAGAACCTTACTGTACTTTTATCCAACACTTCAGGGATTCATCAGTTCTTCTGTTTGGGGGAACCTGTAAATGTTCCATGGAGAAGAGGATTTCCTTTCAGAAACAGGTTCTGAGTagaacatatacaaatatacaccttttaaaaatgcaaagaaCACCTGAGGAACTCAGGAACCACATCTGTTCCTAGTGTCAGGAACCTAAAGATGGCTCACTCCATTTCAGTGTGTTCTAGTCTATAAACCTGCCTTATTTCTGTGGAATGCCAGTCCCACAGGTTCTTCTCCAATTGATTGAGTGGTTTCAATGAAGCCAACAGTTTTGGGGAAAGGTTCAGAAGAATGTTGAGGAAGAACAATCAGAAGGCAGAATCAGTGTGAGGATTCGTCCTGGTACAACAGTCAGAGATAAATCAAAAGTCTTTTCTTCAAGAGAATCGGAACTTTAGGACCAccagtttctctgtaacatttaCACAGACTCATAGTGAAACTCGAGACCCCGATTTGCTTATTAAAGTCAACTGACATATTCAAGCATCGTGCTCTGGTTTTATTGGGAAATGCCCGTCTGAGTGAACAGTTTCCAGCCACAGCGTCTTCATGCTTTTCCTGTTCTTTACTCGTGGTGTGCtgtggttttgtgtttttagatgCAGTGAGGTACACGTCAGGGACTGCGCAGTGCTGGACGCCTCTCATTGCTGTCTGTTGTTCTATCGCTCTCGTgatcacactctgtctcagtGTCGCATACAAACGAGGTGAGAGGTGAAACCTTGAAATTCTctggaaaactttttttttttttttttcaaacacatGATTCAGCTCTTTGATGTTCTGGTGAAGTCTAAATATGTCTTGAAAtaacctacaccctacaccctacaccctataccctatgtagtgcaccACTAAGTGCAGTTTATGTCCAAGCACAAGACATATTTGATTCAGTTcactaataataactaaaagATTGGCTTCATTTTCAGAATTCCTGTACAGTGTATGTACACTACATAGTGTGCTCTCTATAAGCGGTGTGTAGCACTAGTGTGTACTCCGTATGTAGTGTATATCTAGAGAACAGAGactactacagtacagtatgtgtactaTATAATTCCTTGAATGTATGTAGTGAACTTGTAAGGAGTACAGAACCATCTGGGCTTTAACTCCATACTTTTGCTccttacattcacacacacatgtacagaataaactttaaatgttaTTGTGAACAAAATACCTACAAGAGAATAACTTCTGATTAAATATGTACTTGTTTAGTTTTAATAGCAATATTTGGATtgctgtaaaaatatttaaattaaactaTATTCAAGTTTAGGGgaacatggtggcttagtggttaagtggttcgcctcacatctccagggttgggggttcgattcccccctccaccttgtgtgtgtggagtttgcatgttctccccgtgcctcgggggtttcctccgggtactccggtttcctcccccggtccaaagacatgcatggtaggttgattggcatctctggaaaattgtccatagtgtgtgtgtgtgtgtgtgtgagtgaatgagagtgtgtgtgatgggttggaactccatccagggtgtatcctgcctcgatgcccgatgacacctgagataggcacaggctccccgtgacccgagaagttcggataagcggtagaaactgaatgaatgaatgaatgaatgaatgaatgaatgaatgaatgaatgaatgtatccAAGTTTAagtatatttactttatatatatattaaatatatatctatatttgaGTATAAGTTTACGGTATTTGAATTGAGGAGACAAGTATCAATATTTGAGTTAAATATTCTCAATATTTATCTCAATATCAATATTTTTGAGTTAagatacatttaattgaaactatatttgatttgattaccTTTGGATGATATTTGAGTTGAAACCAAACTGTCTCTGAGTTaagcaatattttatttaaactatattttagatgttgaataaaaatataattagaattattttaattggtCTATAAGTTAATTTATAGAATGATAagaatttatcttttttttcaggCCTTCGTTCATCCTGctgcaggaagtgtgtgaatgaTAATGACTTAAAGGTACAGCACATTTGATCCTGGTCACTTTTTCACTGTTTCCATTACTCTGGTAAATCCAGAAACTCAATGAGCCGCACGCTACCTTTAAATATGACATAACAATGATTATATAAACCAGTTCCTGGTACAAACCAGCTTTTATGTAATATTCCCCAAAGCAGCAGGCAAAGGTAAGACGTTTCAGTCAGGGGACTTCCACGAGGTTACAGAAAAACAAGGTCCAAAAGATTTGTCAGGAATTCACAAAAACAAGGTAGCAAGGTCAAGAATATAAATAGTTCTCATACTGTAGATAATAAACTACGCGTAATCAAACAAACCAACACAGGCATCAATTAACACAGATATCCAAAGTGCTagactttattttaaaaggaaCAGTCATCTGTAAAGGATAAAGGAACAAGGGAGTTCCTCTGTTAGAAGTCAGACTCCATTAATGAGCCTCAGGAGTGAGGATGAACCTGGGAGCAGAGACCAACAGGGTGACAGCTCCAGAAACTTTAATGAGGTCCAAAAATAATAGCAGAAAAGAGACAAAACAAGAACTGAAGGTTTTTCAATGCTTATATGTATTATGTACAAAGCAGCTAGTTAATACCAGGGATGTATaataaatgctgaaaaacaTAAACCAG includes the following:
- the LOC113651636 gene encoding uncharacterized protein LOC113651636 isoform X1, with protein sequence MCRSVYLLVLMFTIFSSSLISSSAVTQTVIPGENITLHCNISQSTEMVWFCSTTQELTIIISATKGNLKKELQVNYNKDPHRFKVLLQNTNSGQVSLGLIIMDIRQSDIGLYYCGARQEGFFDFARGIHLQFTDAVRYTSGTAQCWTPLIAVCCSIALVITLCLSVAYKRGLRSSCCRKCVNDNDLKDADLHYASLRHNATSRERNLPPANRDVTYDRVAKNINNNLN
- the LOC113651636 gene encoding uncharacterized protein LOC113651636 isoform X2 is translated as MCRSVYLLVLMFTIFSSSLISSSAVTQTVIPGENITLHCNISQSTEMVWFCSTTQELTIIISATKGNLKKELQVNYNKDPHRFKVLLQNTNSGQVSLGLIIMDIRQSDIGLYYCGARQEGFFDFARGIHLQFTGIHQFFCLGEPVNVPWRRGFPFRNRCSEVHVRDCAVLDASHCCLLFYRSRDHTLSQCRIQTRPSFILLQEVCE
- the LOC113651636 gene encoding uncharacterized protein LOC113651636 isoform X3; amino-acid sequence: MVWFCSTTQELTIIISATKGNLKKELQVNYNKDPHRFKVLLQNTNSGQVSLGLIIMDIRQSDIGLYYCGARQEGFFDFARGIHLQFTDAVRYTSGTAQCWTPLIAVCCSIALVITLCLSVAYKRGLRSSCCRKCVNDNDLKDADLHYASLRHNATSRERNLPPANRDVTYDRVAKNINNNLN